In Haliovirga abyssi, the sequence ATTAGAAAAAAAGGATGCTGTTGCATTAAGATTGTATCAATATATTAGTATGAAACGATTTAGTGCTAATGAAGGGGAATATAGAATAGAATTGCTTGCTGCAGTTGTGCCGCTAAAGACTTTTATAACTCAAAAAAAAATAAATAAAAAAGGTGAAGAAAAAATATATAGAGTTAGTAAAATAAAACAAGTTTTAAAAAGAATTTCTAAGTCTTTTGATATTTTAGTGAAATTTGGATATTTAGAAAAATATAAAGTTATAGAGATTAAAGAAGAAAAAAGCTATAAAATATTTTTTACTTTTGGTAATTCTGGATTTCATGTTTCTGATTATATACAAAAAAGTTCAAAAACATTAATAAAAGATAGAAATAAATTATATGTTGCTATAGAAAAGGCTAAAAAAAATATATTTTTTAGTAAAAAATATAACAAAAGAGTCGAAAATAAAATGGTTAAAGTAGCAGATATTTATGGTGAAAAGGTAGCAATAGAAGTTTTAAGTAATATATATAAAGGATTGAAATCAGATATTAGAACATCATTATTGAGATATATAGATAAAGTGTTAAAAGAGTTAGTAGAAGATAAAAATTTCTTAAACGAGAATAAAGGTATGAAAACTGTAAGCAATAAAAAAGTTTTCTCAAATGAGAGTATAGATGTAATAAGAGAATCTAATGGTGAATATAATAAAAAAAGAAAAAAAGAAAAGAAAATAGATAAAAAAGATGAAGTTTCAGAAGAAATATATTATATATTTTATAATAAATTACCAGAAGATGAAAAATTAAAAATAGATAAAGCGGCAGAGAAATTATGGTTAGAAGAAGAAGGAATGAACGAAAAAGTATTAGAATTATTTAGAAAAAATAAAATAGTATATACTGATATGATAAAAAAATACACAGTAGCAGCTATAAAAGTTGTATATAGTTTTAATTAATAATATGATTGACTCACAAAAAGGTATTTAGTTTTCTTACACTACTATAAGTTTTTCAGAGTTTTTTGAATGTAATCTGTATTCTCATTTTAGAAATTTATTTTTTAGTGAACTAAATTTAATATATTTGAGATACATGGCTGCATAAAAATGCATTTTTGAGGTCTAATCATAGTATGATAATAATAGTTTTAGAAAAATTATAATAAAAAAAGAAAGGGGAGATATTGTGAAAGTAATCGCTGTTGTAAATCAAAAAGGAGGAGTAGCTAAAACAACTTCTACTCAAAATATTGGGGTAGGATTAGCTAAACTTGGTAAAAAAGTTTTATTAATTGATTTTGATCCACAAGGAAATTTAACATCTGGGTTTGGAATTGATAAAAGAGATTTAAATTATACAGTTTATGATATACTAAAAACAAGAGCATTTCCAGGACCAGAAATATCTGTAGAAAAAGTTTTATTAGAAAAAGATAATATTTCTATTTTACCTACAAATATAAAAATGTCAAAAATAAATATAGAATTAGGTGGAGTGCCAGGAAAAGATAATATATTAAAAGAAATATTAAAAGAGATATATGGATTTGATTATATACTGATTGATTGTCCTCCTAGTCTTGATACATTGACGTTTAATGCCTTAACAGCAGCAGATGCAGTATATATTCCGGTTCAAGCTGAATATTATGCACTAGAGGGAATTTCAGAGCTAATGGATACAATTGATATGGTAAAACAGAGATTAAATGAAAATTTAAAAATAGCTGGAGTTTTTGCTACAATGTTAGACAAAAGAGTTAAATTACATTTGGAGGTTATAAAAGAATTAAAAAAATTCTTTGGAGAAGTTATGTTTAAAACTTTAATTAGAAGGAATGTAAAAGTATCAGAAGCATCTTCATATGGTAAATCAATATTTGATTATGATGAAAAAAGTCACGGAGCACAAGATTATTTGAATTTATGTAAAGAGATAGTAGAAAGAGAGGTAAATTAATGGCTATAGGGAGGCTTGGGAATAATCCTTTAGAAAGGAGAAATAAAACAAGTACAGTCGTTTTAGAAAATAGAGATGTAAATGAAATAAAAAAAGAAGAGATAGTCAAGGAATTTGGGGAGTTAGCACATCTTTCTAAAATGTTAATACAGAACATAGATTTTTTAGATAATAGTTTTATTAATAGATTACATAATGATGAAAAAGAGTTAGAAATAGAAGAGTTGAAAAATAGTATACAAGAGATCGGATTATTAAATATAATATACTTGCAAGAAAAAGAAGATAGAAAATTTAGAATTATATCAGGACTTAGAAGATTAATAGCTTGTAAAGATTTATATAATGACAGTATAGATATAAAAGGTAAAAGTAGAGTTATAATTTTAAGAAAAGATACACCTGAGGAATATTTAGACAGAATATCTATTGATGAAAATACAAAAAGAAAAGATTTGACAATATTAGAGCAGTCATATAAATTTAATAAAGAAGCTGCGAAGAAAAATAAAAAAATAGATGAAATTTTGGAAAGTTATAATATAAGCAGAAAAAAATTTTATAGAATAAAAAATGCTATGAATTATCCTGAAGAATTAAAAATATTTGTAGAAGAAATAGGAGTAGAAAAAGCAGAAATAATAAATAAAATTATAAAATTAAAACCAGGAGCAGATACAAAGAATTTAATAAGCCAGTTAGTGGTGAAAAAAAGAGATGACTTAAGAATGATATTAAAAGAATTATTAAGTGGGAAAAAGAAAAAAAATGTTATTTTTGAAAAAAGCAGAAATGCTATTAAGATAAGAATAAATAAAAAGATTTCTAATGATTTGGAGATGGAATTGAAAAAATTGTTAGAAAAAATAGAAAATTATTAAAAAGTGTCGCCGCGACACTTTTTATTTTTTGGATATATATCTTATTTTCTTTTACATTTATTATCTTTAATGTATTTATGATAATTTTGTGTTTATAAGTTGTATTTTTGATAAACATTAATATTGTCGTAAAATTAGACCAACCTTCCTGAAAAGTAGTTAAAAAAATTAGAATTACCACTCTTTTAGTAATTAACCCTTAATTTCATTACATTCATTCTCTAGAATTTAAATTTATCATATGTAGAAAAATTAGTAACGAAGGCAGATGGGAATATAGAAGCAAGAATGTCGTCAAGTTATACAAAAGCAGATGGGAAAGTAAAAGATATATTTTCGAGGAATACAACAGAGACAAAAAATTTAGATATAACAGAAATAAATTAATGGATAGCGAAAGAGATGAATATAGATGGGATAGGGGATTTAAATTTATTTCATCAAGCAATGAAGATGAAATAGGAGAGATAGAATATTGGTTGAATGATATAACGCAATCCATATAGTATATCAATAAGAGAGATATTTGAAAAAGTATTATTAAGTAGTATAAAAGATTATTTGGTTGCATAAGGCAGACACCACCCACTTACACGTCGCAGTTCAGCAGTTATATCTAATACCAGAAACGTTTTTCCGTTACACTGCAAAAGTTTCTGATATAAGATATACCTACTTCCTTTGCTTGTTACAGCGGGTACCCGGTGATTGTATGGGGGTTTCTTTTTAGTGTGGATATTGGAGGATTATTAATAGTTGTTATTGTTAATATAGTTTAATTTGAAAGTTTTATCCCTGTTATCACTTCTTCATTTTCTTTTCACCGGCAAAAAGAAAACGAAGCAAAAGAAAGTGCCGTTTATAACCATCTGCAAAATGTCTTTTGGGGTAAGGATAGAGATGCAAACACTTGTTAAGCAGTAAAAATATAGGCAAGAGTATTAAGTAGGGATAATATTTTTAAATCATCTCGTGCGTGGCGTGTTTGGGGCACAGTGATTTGCCTTAGTAGGACGACTTGCAGATTAAGCGTGGATATTGGGAGAAGATAAAAGAAAATGGGGTGAGGATAAAAAGTGCAAAAAAAGTAGTTTAAGAGATAAAAATATCGTTTCAAGTTAAAAAAGTATCTGTTGAGGACGAAATAACGTCTGTTCAGGACAAAAGAGCTGTTTGACTAAAGATAATTAAGATGATAAAATAGAAAAAGTTGTCTGAATTTAGGCAATACAAAAGAAGAGATTAAAAAGTAATAAAAATTGTAAGAGAAATAAAAATAGGAGAGTGATATAGTGAGAGCATTTAAAGAGATGTTACAAAGGAATTCCAAGAAGATAATATTGATATTAATAGGAATATTAATATTATTTATATTAGGAATAATAAGTAGTGTAAGACAACCAGTAAAAAAAGCATTAAAAGAATCAAAGGTTAAAAAGAAGATATTATATATTCCCAAACAATTTATATGGCAAAAATATCCAAAAGATTTTAAAAAGGAATATAAATTCAAAGAAACAATAAAAAAGAATATAGCGAGAAAAGAGGTGATAAAGAAAAAAGATTATGAAAAAAAACATATGTTACAGATAAATTATTATGATAAAGAGGATAGGTTAATATATAGAATAGAAGATACACGAGGAATACAGCAATCAAGTTGGAGTTCGGGAAGAGGAGGAGCGTCAGAAAAGGTACGTCCATATCCCAAAGAGGAAGGGTATATATATGATGAAAAAGGCAGAATAATAAAAAAGGTATTAACCTCACCATTTTATTACAAAGGGAGCATAATAAGGAAAGCAAAAGATATAGAATCAGAGGAAAGGGAGACATATTTATTTGATGGAATTAGAACAGGAGATGTTTATTATACAGAATATAGTTATAATGAAAAAGGCGAATTAACAAGAGAATATAAATTAAAACCAATGGATTATTATGAAAAAGAGGTAATAGATTATAATATAGGGAAGAAGAAAAGAGAAAAAAAGATGATAGATTATGAAGTGCTTTCAGAGGAATGGAATAAGATATATGTAGAAATAGATAAAGAATATGATGATAAAGGAAAATTAATAAAGAAATTTGTATTGAGGAAGAATAAATTTAACGCAATAAGAAGTGAGACTAATTTTGATATAAAAAAAGGAGAAATAATAACAAGGTATTATGATGGAGATAAGATGTTTGCTACAGTAACAGAAACAATGGTTGGAAAGGATAAGGCTATTGTGAAAAGGGAGAGGGTTGGAGATGAGAGTAAAATTATTATAGTTGACTATATTGAATATATCAGCAAGGATAAATTTGATTATAAGAAATATAAAAATTATTATTCTCTTTATGATCAAAGATATGTATTAAATACTAATGATGAAATTAAATTTAAAGTGAGTTTTTTAAGAGGAAGTTATGAATATAATGATACAAGAATAGAAGGTGGAGTAGATAAAAATTCATATAAATATGAAAGTTATTTTTCTGGAGATGGAAGTGATACCTATAGTAAAGTAAGTTCAGAAATAAATAATATATTTGAAATAAAAAGATTGAATAATTTAGAAAGTGAGATATATGAATATGAAATTAACAAAGAAAAATATTTAGAAGTATTAAAAAATATTATGGTTGGAAAGTTAGAAGATAATATAAAAAAGTATTTAATTTTGAAAAAACAAACAAAATTAAAAAATGAATCGTTAAAAAATGAATTTAAAAATATAACAGGAGGTATTAAAAAATGAGTTTGAATGTCAATATGAAAAAAGTGAAATTGATAAAAGGTAAAGATAATTGGATTTATATTTCAAGAGATGGTGTGGAAGAAACAATCAAACTATTCTACGACGACGGACACTTTAATAACACTAAAATAGATGAATTACAAGAGAAAATAAGGAAGAGAAATGCATGGAATTTTGCAGATATGTTAGATGACTATATAGGAACAGAAGATTATGCACTAACATTTTTAGGAGCATTAAAAGGGACAGGTAAGATGAGTAGTTCAGAAACATTTGATGAAGTAGGTAAAAGTCTATTTTCAGAAAGTGTGAGATTAACATTGGGGACAAATTTTGAAAAGAATGCAAAAAGTGAAGATGAGTTTAAGTCGATGATAGCCTCTTTATTTGTAGATACGCATGAAATAGTGGATAAACTTGCAGCAGGAAATCCAACAGAATTAAAAAGTAAAATATTTGGAGATATGTTTGCAGTATATGCTCCTGCGTTTACAGCAGTGGTGAAGAAATGTGGAGTACAATTGGCAGATTCTTCAATTTCAGGAGTAATGGATATATTTAAGAATGGAGTAGAATATACTCTATCAGAGTTAGGTGTAAAAAATGAAACGATAATGGGAAAGAATAATGGAAAATTAGGAGAGGAAGGAATTTCTTTAGAAAATTCTGTATTGAGAAGTAGATATGAAGTATTAAAAAAAGGTGAAGTTAATATAGAATTTCCAGAAGAATATAAAAAAGCAATAGAAGATTATAATAATGAAATAAAAAAATATAATGAGAAAGTTAGAAGTTATAATAAACAAAATGGAAATAGTGGCAATAAATTAGAAGAATTAAAATTAATTGGATCTAAAAAATATACAAGTGAAGCAGTAAAAGAGATTTTGTATAAAGAAGTAATTTTAAATAGATTAAGTGCAGATGTAATGAGTGCAATGATGAGTTCAGGAGTAAGTGGTATAAAATCTGGAGAACTTCCTGCACAAATAATAGGAGTAGGAATGTTTGCAGAATCAAAACCATTTTCAGCAGGTTTAAAGATTTATTTATCAGAACATTGGGAAGAAGTAAAAGCAGGGAATTTTGATGTATCAGAACTTATGACAGAAGTCAAAAAAGCGAATATAGATTTTTTTAATGTAGTAGACAATTTTTTTGGAGCATCATCAAATTTTATAGAATGGACATATAAAGGAGAAAAACTGGCAACAGAGTTAGATGTAGATGCACCTGGAATGGTAGATGGAACAGCAAAAGGGTTACTTGAACATTGGAAAGAAGTGAAAGATAAAATAGCAGGAGATACAACGATAAAAGGGGTAAAAAAGATAATAGGAAGTGTAGAAGGAGTAACAAAATTATTAAATGATTTAGGAAAAACAGGAGAATTTCCAGAATATGATATTGTTGGGTATTATGATAATAAAGTAATGGGAAATATAAATGAAAGTCATATATATTTTGACGGAAATACAGATATAATAATGTATGAGAGTGAATCCAAACAAATTAATATAGTAAGGAAAACAGGGAATTACTCAAGAAGTGAAATGGCATCAATGGTTTTAAAAAATATGTCAGAATCGATATTATATGATTCTAAAAACATGGCATTAAAATTTGGAAATGAAGAAAAAAATTATTTTCATTTTTATGATGGAGGAAATGAATATCTAATATATGATGGAGAAAATATAGTAGAAAAAGTATCTTCAGAAGAAAGTGGATGTAATCTTGAGGAAAGAGGGTTTGATTATAAAGAGGTTTTAGATTCAGAAATAAATTTATGGTTAAAAGAAGATAAAAGGATAGGAGATTATTTAGATGGAAATAAAAAATTTATAATTTTAAATCCAAGTGAAATAATACCATTAAAAGAAAATTATACTTCGAAGTTGGATATATTTTCAAAACATTTAAGATTTCCATTAATAGGAAATGAAAAAGATAATATTATTATAGGTTATGGTGATGATGAATTAATAAAAGGGAATAGCGGAAATGACAAAATTTATGGAGGTAAAGGAAAAGATAGTATTTATGGCGGAGCTGATAATGACAAATTATACGGTGGTAGCGGACACCTAATCGAATTAGGAGAATATCAATACACCACATCAGAGGATAAAGATAAATCATCAGATTATCTAAACGGTGGAAAAGGCAACGATATGCTGGTAGGTGGATTAGGAAATGACATCTATGAATTTAAAACAGGAGATGGATCAGACAGTATATTTGAAAGAGGCGAATGGGGATTAAGTTTATTTGACATAGGAGAAAAAAGAGTTTTACAAAGAGGAAGTTATAGAGGGAAAATAGTAATAGATGGTCAAGAGATAAAAGGAAAAGCAAAGAAAGTAAACGATAATAAATATGAATTAGAAGTATCAGGGGAAAAATACGAATTAGATTATACATCAGGAGACTTAATAATAAATTATGGTAATGGAGATAAAATAAAAGTAAAAGCTTATCAAAATTATGATATGGGAATAGAATTAGAAGGTTTACCTGTGTTATTATCATCAGAAATGTATGATAAGATAATTTCAATTTTAGGAATAGAAAATAATACAATAAAGGGAATGGTAGAGAGAACAATAGCTACAAATATGGCAATAGCAAAAGTAAATCCAGTATCAAAAAAATTAGTAGCAGCAGTAAATGAAATAGAAAGAAGTTATGTAGAAGAAGGTTCAAAAATGCCATTATGTGGGTTTTTTAGTGGATTTTATAATATGGGTTGGGGAGTCGGAGCTATGGCAATGAGAGCCGATGCAAATTTATCAAAATATGCAAAATATGTAAATTTAGATCCATTAATATTAGATTTAAATGGAGATGGAGTAAAGACAACAAAATTAGAAGATGGAAGTTATTTTGATTTAGATAATAGTCAATTTGCAGAAAAAACAGGATGGGTAACACCAGAAGATGGGATGTTAGCGTTAGACAAAAATAGTGATAATAAAATAACAAGCGGTGATGAACTGTTTGGAGACCAAACATATTTAAAAAATGGGAAAAAAGCAGATAGTGGATTTGAAGCATTAAGTGAATATGATAGTAATGCAGATGGGAAAATAGATAAAAATGATGAAGTATATAGTGATTTAAGAGTATGGCAAGATATAAATCAAGATGGAGTATCCCAAGCAAATGAATTAAAAACAATGGAAGAATTAGGGATAAAGTCATTAAATTTATCATCAACAAAATTAAGCGAAGAAAAAGACAATGGGAATATATTATCAAGTTTAGGGAGTTATACAAAGACAAATGGAATAAGTTATGAGATGAGTGAGTATTTATTAAAGAGGAATCCAATAGATAGAAGAGAACGAATAACAGAATTAAAAGAAGATATAAAAGGGCTAGTAAATGTAGAAGCAACAGGAAATATGGATTCATTATTGCAAGCTATAACAGAGGATAAAACAGGAGAATTGGAATATTGGACAAAAGTATTTGAAAGAGAAAAAGACCCAATAGTAAGAAGAGATTTAGTAGAAAGTGAATTTATTTATCAATGGGCAGGAGTAAGTAAAGTAGAAGAAGATAGTAGAGGAAAGTATATAGATGCAAGACAATTAATGGTATTGGAGAAATTTTTAGGGGAAGAGTGGACAGATAACAAAGGGAAAAAGAATCCAGATAAATATTCAGCAGAATTATTAAAAGATGCGTATAGAGTATTAAAAGAGCGAATATATTCAGAGATGTTAAGCAAAACCCATTTAGTAAAATATATAGATATGGCAACATTGGAGATAACAGGAGATAAAGTAACAATAAATACAGATGAGTTAAAAAGTGCAATAGATAAAGAATTAAAAGATGATACAACTTATGGAAGAGAATTATTAAAAGATATGTTGAGTTATTTTATCTATAATGGATATGATAAATATATGGATTATAAAGGATTTACAAGCTATTTTGCAAATCAAAATGAAGATTTAGAATGGTTAGTAAATTCAGTAGAGATGAATCCAATAGAGGGAGATAAAGCTTTTGGAAATTTCTTAAAAAATCAAAAGAAAGAAGATGGGAATAGTGTAGGATATTCATCAGAGATAGTAGATTATTTAATAGGAAAAATGAAAAAAGAGGATTTTTTTGATTTGAGTTATAATGAGAGATTAAGATTAATAGAGTTAAATAAAGAGATATATTCAAAGGATGAGTATGAAGTATTATATAGATTGATAAAAAGAGGGATATCGTGTAATGATAATTTATCAGGAACAGCAGTAGCAGATGCTATAAAAGGTGGAAGAGGTAATGATACTATAGCTGGGAATGGTGGAGATGATTATATTTATGGGAATGAAGGTAGTGATAATTTATCAGGTGGAGAAGGGAAAGATTATATAAAAGGTGGAACAGGTAACGATACATTATATGGAAATAATGATGATGACAGGTTATATGGCGGAGCAGGAAATGACCATATAGAAGGTGGACAAGGCAATGATATATTAGAAGGTGGATTAGGAGATGATTATTTAGAAGGTGGAGCAAATAATGATACATATGTTTATAGTAAAAATTCTGGAAACGATACTATAAATGATTATGATAATATAGAAAAATTTATAACAACAGATGAAGCAGGAAATGAGATAACAATAGCAAATGAAAAACATGATATAGTGGAAATGAAAGATATATTATCAACAGAAGTAAAATTGGAATTAGATAAAGAAAATTTACTGATAAAAGTATTAGATGAAGAAGGAAAAGTATCTTCAACATTAAAAATAGAAAAATATTTTAAAGATGGAGAATATAGAAAAATAGAACTACACTTTGCAGATGAAAAGGTGTGGGATTTTGATATGGTCAAAAATATAATGAATATAACAGAGATAACTCAAGCAAGCGATATGGAAAATATAGATAGTAATTCTAATATAATATTAAGTAGATTAGATTCTAATACAGTAGATGTATCAAATTCTAGTGCGGATAAATTAATAGTTGGAGGATTAGGAGATGATACATTGACAGGAGGATCAGGAGATGACTATCTTGATGGAAAAGATGGGAATGATATATTAGATGGAGGAGCAGGAGATGATATATTAGAAGGATTTTATGGAGATGACACATATATATTCGGTAAAAATTATGGGACAGATACAATAATAGAGGATTTTGGAAATGATACAATAAAATTAAAAGATGCTTTGCCAGAAGATGTGGAATTTATAAGAAAAAGTGTATCAGATAAAAATTTATATATAAAAATAAAAAATCATAGTGGAGATTTGATAATAAAAGATTATTTTGATAATTCAAAAATAAAAATAGAAAAAATAGAGTTTAAAGATGAAAGCAGTTGGGATAGATTAGCAATAATGGATAGAGATGTAATATATGAAGGAGAAGTGGGACAAGGAAATAAATTTGTAATTGGAGATTATAATTATGGAGCAATAGATCTTACTTTTGATGGATTGGTAGATACAACAAATGAACATCATAAATATATAATAAATGGTAAAGAAAAGGATGATACTTTATCAGGAGGAGTAAAAGAAGACACTATATATGGAAATAGAGGGGATGATTATATATATGGTGGAGATAAAGATGATAAGATATATGGCGGAGAAGGGAATGATAAACTATATGGAGATACAAGGTCAGAGGTAGAGGAATATAATTATAGAGATAGTGTAGAAAAAGTAGAAAAACCAATATTTGAAGATCTTGAATATTTAATGGAACCAACAAGATCGAGTGGAAGTGACTATATAGAGGGTGGAACAGGAGATGACTATATAGAAGGTG encodes:
- a CDS encoding ParA family protein — translated: MKVIAVVNQKGGVAKTTSTQNIGVGLAKLGKKVLLIDFDPQGNLTSGFGIDKRDLNYTVYDILKTRAFPGPEISVEKVLLEKDNISILPTNIKMSKINIELGGVPGKDNILKEILKEIYGFDYILIDCPPSLDTLTFNALTAADAVYIPVQAEYYALEGISELMDTIDMVKQRLNENLKIAGVFATMLDKRVKLHLEVIKELKKFFGEVMFKTLIRRNVKVSEASSYGKSIFDYDEKSHGAQDYLNLCKEIVEREVN
- a CDS encoding ParB/RepB/Spo0J family partition protein codes for the protein MAIGRLGNNPLERRNKTSTVVLENRDVNEIKKEEIVKEFGELAHLSKMLIQNIDFLDNSFINRLHNDEKELEIEELKNSIQEIGLLNIIYLQEKEDRKFRIISGLRRLIACKDLYNDSIDIKGKSRVIILRKDTPEEYLDRISIDENTKRKDLTILEQSYKFNKEAAKKNKKIDEILESYNISRKKFYRIKNAMNYPEELKIFVEEIGVEKAEIINKIIKLKPGADTKNLISQLVVKKRDDLRMILKELLSGKKKKNVIFEKSRNAIKIRINKKISNDLEMELKKLLEKIENY